From the Xiphophorus couchianus chromosome 11, X_couchianus-1.0, whole genome shotgun sequence genome, the window gtgtttgcatttatgattattatatacatctaatgaaaacccaaaattaggTTTCTcataaaatctgcagaaatcACCAATAAAATAGAAACTGCATTTTCATACCCTATGCTGTATGCACTCAATACTTAGCTGGGGCTTTGTTTCTATGatttactgcatcaatgcagcaAAGCCTGGAGGTCATCATCCTGTAGGACTGCTGAGGTGCTAAAGAATCTAAAGTTTTACTAATGCTCTGCAGCTTGCATGCTGCATCACAGTGTGTTGCTCAGGTAGAGGAAGCAAAAGTTAAATTAGCTCAATGCTTTGAAAAACATCGGCATGTAGGACGACACGTGGTTTAGAAATAttggatttgagtttttcagacagaggtaaaatattttagctCTAGCAAACTCTTCACTTCTTGTCAACATTGGCAACAGGCTTCATCATTAATCCATCTCAACTCATTGGAGTTAAAGGGTTTACATCAGGTTTGGTATGAGAGGTTCTGAGAGGCTGGCATCAGCTGCAATCACCACCAGATGGCGATGTGGCTTTAGattatttaactgaaataattatGAAGACAAGGATCAACACCTCTGATTAGTCACATCAACAGTTCACATATTGTATATAAGGAAACAGATGTAAATACAGAAGTCAGATCTCTACACTGAGAAAACATGTTGTAAGGGTTTTCTCTGGAAGTATGAGTATGCAACAGAAGAATTTCACACCAAATCAAGCATTTGTATAAAaagtgttgcatttattttctcatttcatttgtttaacaGTTCAACATTCAAACTAGCCAAAGTAGTCAAACTTTCAGTCACTGTGGTTAACACGGAAACCATCCACCCTGCAGGCAGGCGGAGTCATCCGAGTACACAACTTCATCATCGActgaaagaagtaaaaatagaaacacgACAGTTTATCAAACACGCTCACATAAAAGCACACATACAGGCATACATGCAGTAATTTGATCTCTTACCTACTCTAAGAGCTGCAGAAAGTCTTTTCTTATTGAAGCATTTGAAGCCCAGAAACAAGACCGCAAGAAACAGCAGAACAGAGGACACACTTGATATCATAACCACAATCAGTTACAGGATTTGGGTCTAAAGAGGAAattaatttgtcattaaaatagtaaaaatcaTTGTCCAGACAGATTTATTCAGCAAACAGCTCTGTAGAGAGAAGGAACAATGgaactttgtaaataaaaaactaactaCCTGCACAGCTTGTTAACTCTCTTTTCACTGCTGACCTTTTCTGAACGTCACACAACAGTTTTCTTCCAACTGACCATGTAAGctgatattaacatttaaacactttCATTTTTCCCACTCTCAACTTTGGTCTGTATTAATAAGTTGTTGTCCAAAAGCAACGAGAACTTCACGTCGTCGCCCTTCGCTGAGCAGCTCACTGACATTTTCTGTGGTGGAAGTCACATTTAGTTAATAAAGTTgacaataaatgtacatttcaaTACAACATCTGAACACAACACCAGTACTTTATATGcaaaaattgatattttttcttaCCAAGAATGTGAAGATTGAGCATATTTTCCTCTGGTGTTTGCCAGAGGTGGATGAATATGAGTcattctttgttgttttgactttgttcttcaaagtcacattttttaagtattttgaagttttttaatCATTGATCAACTTAAAAAGTCCAACTTCATTTCTTTTAAGAGTTGTTCTCTCTTCGGGTCCGATggacaaataaaacatcagagACTCTCCAAGTGCAAAACACCAGTTTGGTTTGTTAACTTACATCTACGTGGTCCTGACAAgttaacaataaaaaccaagTCACAActacagaaaataatttgaaatcatcttacatttattcattttttatttaaaatatataatatactaAGTTCAACTTCATGATATGtaattgtattgtattgtattacTTGAATAACTTCTTAAAGTATTAAATGCACCTTTTTTCAAAGCTGATGTTCCCAGGACTGTGATTATTATGTAAATCAACATAATCACTCCAGATACATACAGTTGGATTCCATCAAATACATATTTAGAGgtgtgaaaaaaaccccaaaaacatttGCCTTTAGTCTTTAGTTCTTTAAACTTTCAGAGCAATTTGGTGTCATAGCAATGAgggtaaaaaaggaaacagacaaacaaacccatagcaacttttttattattatttttagttgaacTGTATTCTCACTTCTGTCACCAAGGCAGAAAAAGAAGTCTGATGTACATCCTGTAACTGCTGTAGGAGGAAGAGTCACGAGTTGGTATAGAGGTGAGCTTTTGTTGCAGGTGAATGCACATCaatattttaacattgtttATAGCAGATTataaagtttttgtaaaatggCTGCAGATGCTTTCAGTCAAAATGGTATTAAGATATTAAACCAAATACTAGAAGTAGATAAAAACTTCAAGCCTGATGTAATTCCATATAAAATGACAGATAAATAACGTTACgtttctaatttatttacactttgatggggaacattaaaaactatattGATGTAGTTAAAtgataaatggactgaacttatatagcgcttttccagtcattttgaccactcaaagcgctttacactagagtcacattcacaaacacacacacatttatacaccgatacgcaatttggggttaagtgccttgcccagaggcacatcgacatgtggcaggaggaagctggaatctaacctacaaccttccgatcgcaacacgactactctaccatacAGCCATAGTCACCcctttaatgcatttattaaaggggcaactttaaataaagaaataaaatgcatttatttatagataACTGAGCTTAGTTCAGTaagtttaaatttagtttaaatttcaacatgttcatgtttttttaacgtATTTCAAATATGATGAAAGACTAACTTCAGAGTTTTACCTGGTCAGGTAACTCTTTCTGAAAAACTGTTGTGAGGATTTGATTTCTTGTGTGTATTTTAGTGTTAATTGAGTCTCTGTTGTCATGGCTACCCCTTGATtgctcccagctgtgtctcgttcccCTGATTATACCCCACCTGTGTCACCTGTTCCCTATGGGATCCTTGTTGTGGTTTTGGCCTCCCTGCCTTTGTCCAATCTGTCATGTTACTGGTGCTTCCTGGTCTTTGTGAACTTTTATAACATTGAACTACTTCTGCACTCCACCCTGGGTGAAGTGCATCTGACCGCATCTTGTCCTCACCACCAAACCTCCAATTCATGACAGTTGTTTCTGGAACATTCTCTGAAGTAAACAGTCTTAGTGTAGAGCGTTTTTATGTAAAGTAGGTTAATGGCTATGTATTGTGATTACCTTTCACTAAATGTCCATAACAGAAAagcattacatttatttttcaaacaaatgttgaTGTTGCTGTAATCCTCACACAAAAAGTTAACAAAATGCACAATATTTTGATATAAATATTAAACTAGAAACTGACAATTGTTCGGCTCTGTCCAATGAGAGAAGATGTAGCCACTCAGTCGTTTACTGAGCAGCTTTTTCACTTCCCTGCAGATCACAGATAAAGGTTTCTGCTAAACCTCCCTGCAGTGAGTGAAAAACTAACCAACCTCTTCACAGACGACGATCTTCTATTGCATGtaagtctgaaaaaaataatttctactctggtgaatttcacattttattaaaatctacAGGCAATGTAACCGTTGTAACCCAACCATATATCTTGTTGAGGgcattacttttattttccaaaggGCATATATTTTATAAGCAGCCTGGTTGAAACATTGATTAAACTATTTACTAAGATTATAATGGTTATCCAGATGTGACCAAGTTGAATGTCAAACCAAACGTCAAACCAAACGACACTTAAATATTTTGGCTTTTGTTTTGGAGGCAGTGTTTTACAGCGTGATATGAGCCTTTTGTTAGAGATTACACTGTAAAATGAGagattgattaaaaaagaagtgaaagttTTAGTTCATCTTCACTCAAACCAGATGTGGGTCAATTTGCTAAAAACTGTGCTGAAGTTAAAAGAGTAATAATTCAATATATTTTGatacaaatagaaacaaaatgtaGTCATTTATAATGCTTGAgtagaacattttaattatatttaatttgtggACATGAGATAatcatacaaacaaaatatgaaattatgtgCAGGTgcaagaattaaaaacaaaaaaactttaacataacATTTGGGCAGAATAAACTCATATTTCCaaatctcttttgtttttcccccaacaaaaacattttgaacagaaACTTACAGTATTTGTTAATGTGTGTATTGTGTAAATGTTAGAATGTTTCATCAGAAGCTACAGGATGATTTACCTCGTATCTAATTTCACGAGATTTCTCCATGAAATCACTCAAGGATGACATGttagaaatacaaatacatCCATTGATCCAAAATGTTGTTAGAAGTTTCTAAAGTCATGACATCATATTAGCTTTATCAAATTGTTTAGCCATATTATAGTCCATGAAAACGTCTgaatttgagtttaaaaatatatgtaaaaggATTTTATAAGCATGTCTCTAGTCTGGCATTTTAAAGAATACAAATAATGTTCATAATTCTACCTGAACTAATATGGTAACAAACTAATCTGtttaaatgtcagtgttttgtgtttggatAACAAAATCTGTTATGTATAACTATTTGATCatgatttttattgtcttcACAGACGATGATTTTCATCTACATGATTATGCCATTTCTGGTCCCAGTGATCTTGGCACCAGGTACATTTAACtcaattaataacattttaagttaataaatcAGATCATTTGTAATTGTTAAATCcaagattttaaatgaaatttacttcagttttcatattttgtaatCCTACTGAAATTGTCATTTAATAAAACTTAGCAAAAGCTACATTTATAtatcatatatttaaaaatgttgcccGTTACTTGCCATTGTTATGGATGTTtgcatttcaaataaacaatagacatttcaatgtttttctattatCTTGTAAACTTatgatttgcttgtttttaatttctcttagGGATATCAGAATGCAACATAACTCAATGTGATAAAGAATGTCAGTGTTATGTAGCACCTGGAGAACCTCTGATATTTTACCTTCCAATTCAAActgcaaagattacgttaatgAAAACTAATAAAGTACTTTTCAGATGTGGAAACAACACATGtaagaaaacaactttcaaGTACATTAAATCCTGCAAATTCGTCATGAATGGAGCAGTGAAGTGTGGTCACATCATAATAAATGAATCTGGAGTTTATCAGATGGATCTATATGGTAATGATGGTAAAAGCAtcaagaaaatcaacatcagtCTCCAGATTACAGGTGGGAACATTATTCATAGTTTTATGCTGTgtatttaacttattttgtctttaaagataaatttaactgcattttgtaaaaatcataattgtatttgttaaataatgTGAGAGAacagttatttttctgaaatgatgcacagaaaaacaaacttttaactgTGTTTGTCTTTCAGCTCCAGTTTCACAACCTGccatatttcagaaatgtttgtcacCAGAGCAGAGGACAGTCAGCTGCTCAGCAGAGGGAGACGACACACAGTTCTCTTTTTCTCTGGAAAATAATCTGTTACTACACACTAAACCTGCTAGTGGATATAATAGAAGTGTCACCATCAGTTTAAATGGTCAACTGGAAGGAAACCTGGAGTGTAAAGTTCAGAACAAAATCAGCAGTAAACAGATCATTGTCCATCTTTCACGTTGTGAAGGTAATTCTTATTATTCTTATATttagtttgattattttccattttgtttccattttctttaaaggggcagtgttatgtaaaatcaactaatcaaacaaaaaaaacccgtagtgttgatttgattctttcatgcatgcttgTGAAATCCTTTTAGCTGAATGTGTTGAACCATTCAGCTTCAACACACCTAaatggacctagccccgccttccaggtgcagctcctcctcacatCTGCAGTTTCCAAAATTCAGAGCTTTTGTCTCACAGAGCAGACCTTTAACCgactctcccactcagctccttcagacttaGCAAACACCTAGCTGAACTACTGAGCTCATTTACTTTTCAtagcaacactggtaaaaaacCTTGtgaaagggttaacagaggggTCATGTTGTGAAGACTTCCTGAAGATGAAGATTTAGAAAAATTAGAAGAGGCCCAATTACAAggagttaaattacaaagtcaaagaaATTGACGATTATGTATATATAATGATTCCCCTTTAATTCTTTTCACAAATTGTGCAATtcttccaaataaaatgttctgc encodes:
- the LOC114153099 gene encoding T-cell surface antigen CD2-like, yielding MIFIYMIMPFLVPVILAPGISECNITQCDKECQCYVAPGEPLIFYLPIQTAKITLMKTNKVLFRCGNNTCKKTTFKYIKSCKFVMNGAVKCGHIIINESGVYQMDLYGNDGKSIKKINISLQITAPVSQPAIFQKCLSPEQRTVSCSAEGDDTQFSFSLENNLLLHTKPASGYNRSVTISLNGQLEGNLECKVQNKISSKQIIVHLSRCEESYFLAVIVLASATVLLLLLVLFLGIKLLKVKIRRSSTAIREGDAEEEIVYSDAVMSATRYLLTQHRTIFFSNE